The region AAATTGGGGGATAAAATTGAGCAGTTCGCCAGTCTTGGGCTGGTGAGTAGCCTGCACCCGGGCCACAACCTGAATATCACCAACAGAAGTGTACAGATAGGATTCACTGCCCATCAACTCACTAACCTCCAACTCAGCCTGGATACCCTCACCCTGATCAGCCAGTTCCAGATGCTCTGGACGGACACCCAAAGTGATCTCTTTTCCTGAATATTCCTCAAGTCCCTGGTAATCCACATCAGGATAACTCAGATGGAGCTGATCACTGCTAAAATGGATACCATCTTTTATCGTAACCTTTACATCCAGGAAGTTCATAGAGGGTGATCCGATGAAACCAGCCACGAATTTATTGGCAGGTCGGGTGTAAAGCTCAAGGGGAGCCTCTGATTGCATGAGATAACCATC is a window of Candidatus Neomarinimicrobiota bacterium DNA encoding:
- a CDS encoding ATP-binding cassette domain-containing protein, producing the protein PAAEIKERVTNASEILGITEYLDRRPKELSGGQRQRVAVGRAIVRNPAVFLFDEPLSNLDAKLRVQMRTEIKKLHARLKTTMIYVTHDQVEAMTMGDRIVVMKDGYLMQSEAPLELYTRPANKFVAGFIGSPSMNFLDVKVTIKDGIHFSSDQLHLSYPDVDYQGLEEYSGKEITLGVRPEHLELADQGEGIQAELEVSELMGSESYLYTSVGDIQVVARVQATHQPKTGELLNFIPQFEHLHFFDLKTGDRID